Within uncultured Roseibium sp., the genomic segment TCGGGCCGATCCCGGTGCAAAGTGCATTGATCGTGAGATGAATGCACAGCGTGTCGCCGGCCCACATTCAAAACATCCGAAGGAGTTTTGCCATGGCTACCAGCTATGAGCTGAAGGCATCGGCACGGGAACGGGTGGGCAAGGGGGCCGCTCGGACACTGCGTCGCGAAGGCCTTCTCCCCGCCGTTATCTACGGCGACAAGAAACCTGCCCTGCCGATCACCATTCCGGTGAAGGAAACCACGCTGAACCTGCATAAAGGCGGTTTTCTGACCCACCTCGGCACCATTGATGTCGACGGCGAAAAGCATCAGGTCATTGCCAAGGACTATCAGCTGCACCCGGTTCGCGATGAACTGCTGCACGTCGATTTCCTGCGTGTTTCCAAGAATGCTGTTCTCACGATTGAAGTTCCGGTTCACTTCCTCAACGAAGAAACCTGCCCGGGCATCAAGCGCGGCGGCGTTCTCAACATCGTGCGCCACACGGTCGAGATGACCGTTCCGGCAAACGCGATCCCAGAAGCCCTCGACCTCGATCTGTCAACTGCCGATCTCGGCGACAGCCTGCACATTTCCGCGATCAAGCTGCCGGAAGGCTGCGAACCGACGATCACCGACCGCGATTTCACCATCGCGACGATCGCCGCTCCGGCCGGCCTGAAGGAAACGGACGAAGGCGAAGAAGCAGAAGAAGGCGAAGCAGAAGGCGAAGACTAAGCCTCATCGCTTTACGCATTTCGAAGGGGACGGTCGGCCGTCCCCTTCTTGTTTCCGGTCCCGTTCAAGGATTGAAATACCAAACTGGGATATGGAGCAACCTGGGGGCATCTCATGCGGCTGATCGTTGGTCTCGGCAATCCGGGAGCAAAATACGAGCGCAACCGGCACAACATCGGCTTCATGGCCGTTGACGAGATCC encodes:
- a CDS encoding 50S ribosomal protein L25/general stress protein Ctc — its product is MATSYELKASARERVGKGAARTLRREGLLPAVIYGDKKPALPITIPVKETTLNLHKGGFLTHLGTIDVDGEKHQVIAKDYQLHPVRDELLHVDFLRVSKNAVLTIEVPVHFLNEETCPGIKRGGVLNIVRHTVEMTVPANAIPEALDLDLSTADLGDSLHISAIKLPEGCEPTITDRDFTIATIAAPAGLKETDEGEEAEEGEAEGED